A single window of Uloborus diversus isolate 005 chromosome 5, Udiv.v.3.1, whole genome shotgun sequence DNA harbors:
- the LOC129222402 gene encoding U6 snRNA-associated Sm-like protein LSm2 produces MLFYSFFKSLVGKDVVVELKNDLSICGTLHSVDQYLNIKLTEISVTDPEKYPHMLSVKNCFIRGSVVRYVQLPADEVDTQLLQDAARKEAAQSKQ; encoded by the exons ATG CTATTCTATTCATTCTTCAAATCCCTCGTGGGAAAAGATGTAGTAGTTGAGTTAAAGAATGACTTGAG cATCTGTGGAACTTTACATTCTGTTGACCAATATCTGAACATCAAATTAACTGAAATCAGTGTCACTGACCCAGAGAAATATCCCCATATG CTTTCGGTGAAGAATTGCTTCATCCGGGGATCTGTTGTGCGATACGTGCAGCTGCCGGCAGACGAAGTGGACACGCAGCTGCTACAGGATGCGGCTAGGAAAGAAGCTGCCCAGAGCAAGCAGTGA